Proteins encoded together in one Monomorium pharaonis isolate MP-MQ-018 chromosome 8, ASM1337386v2, whole genome shotgun sequence window:
- the LOC118647171 gene encoding uncharacterized protein LOC118647171 encodes MEVIDNENETERLFYIDGFAGSGKTYLFNTFMSILRGRNEKILSCAFTGIATLLKGGRTYHFLYKLTILIDEGAKSNIRGNTEAARGLISAKLIIWDEEILDKIYQ; translated from the exons ATGGAAGTAATAGATAATGAAAATGAAAccgaaagattattttatatcgatGGTTTTGCAGGGAGTGGAAAAACATACCTATTTAACACATTTATGAGTATATTACGTGGAAGAAACGAGAAAATTCTATCATGTGCTTTTACAGGAATTGCAACACTACTAAAAGGAGGAAGAACATATCATTTCCTGTATAAGCTAACAATTCTCATTGATGAAGGAGCAAAATCAAATATCAGAGGAAACACAGAGGCAGCAAGAGGACTCATCTCTGCAAAACTAATCATATGGGATGAG gaaattttagataaaatctACCAGTAG